Proteins encoded by one window of Lycium barbarum isolate Lr01 chromosome 11, ASM1917538v2, whole genome shotgun sequence:
- the LOC132616672 gene encoding dihydrolipoyllysine-residue acetyltransferase component 4 of pyruvate dehydrogenase complex, chloroplastic-like, which produces MASPLQYKSPTPLSFSSTISSTISSPRSFSCSPRRYKLPSIQSKIREIFMPALSSTMTEGKIVSWVKSEGDLLSKGEPVVVVESDKADMDVETFYGGILAAIVVNEGETAPVGAPVAFLAETEDEIAEAKAKAKAKGQSVVATSEAASPPNVAASPPPSPPPPAAATSGPRKIIATPYAKKLAKQHKVDINKVIGTGAFGRITPEDVEKAAGITPAPSKSIPAANVVAAPTPVAPQKASPTSFPEIPGSTVVPFTTMQAAVSKNMMESLSVPTFRVGYPVSTAALDALYDKVKPKGVTMTALLAKAAAMALAQHPVVNSTCKDGKSFTYNSSVNIAVAVAINGGLITPVLQDADKLDLYLLSQRWKELVDKARAKQLQPHEYNSGTFTLSNLGMFGVDRFDAILPPGQGAIMAVGASKPTVVTDAEGFFSVKNKMLVNVTADHRIIYGADLAAFLQTLSKIVENPESLTM; this is translated from the exons ATGGCTTCGCCACTCCAGTACAAGTCCCCTACTCCTCTCTCATTCTCCTCCACAATCTCTTCCACAATCTCTTCTCCTCGAAGCTTCTCATGTTCCCCTCGCCGATACAAACTTCCTTCTATCCAATCAAAGATCCGTGAGATCTTCATGCCAGCACTCAGTTCTACAATGACTGAAGGCAAAATCGTCTCATGGGTTAAATCCGAAGGTGATCTCCTCTCTAAAGGTGAACCTGTTGTCGTTGTCGAATCTGATAAAGCTGATATGGATGTTGAGACATTCTACGGTGGCATTCTCGCTGCTATCGTTGTTAATGAAGGCGAGACTGCTCCTGTTGGCGCTCCTGTCGCCTTCTTGGCTGAAACTGAAGACGAAATTGCTGAAGCTAAAGCTAAAGCCAAAGCCAAAGGCCAATCCGTAGTTGCTACTTCAGAAGCAGCATCTCCTCCCAATGTTGCTGCTTCGCCTCCGCCATCACCACCGCCTCCG GCAGCAGCGACTTCTGGTCCGAGAAAGATAATTGCGACTCCTTATGCAAAGAAGTTGGCAAAGCAGCACAAAGTTGATATTAACAAAGTGATTGGGACGGGTGCATTTGGACGGATTACTCCCGAGGATGTCGAGAAAGCCGCAGGAATTACACCTGCGCCATCTAAGAGCATCCCCGCAGCCAATGTAGTAGCTGCTCCAACTCCGGTTGCCCCCCAAAAAGCTTCTCCAACTAGCTTTCCTGAGATTCCAGGGTCGACTGTTGTTCCTTTCACAACAATGCAAGCTGCAGTATCAAAGAATATGATGGAGAGTCTCTCTGTTCCCACTTTCCGTGTTGGATATCCAGTTAGTACAGCCGCACTTGATGCTTTGTATGACAAG GTTAAGCCCAAAGGTGTTACAATGACTGCATTGTTAGCTAAAGCTGCAGCGATGGCCCTGGCTCAACATCCAGTTGTAAATTCGACTTGTAAAGACGGAAAGAGCTTTACTTATAATAGCAGTGTAAATATAGCTGTTGCTGTGGCAATTAATGGTGGATTGATCACTCCAGTGCTTCAGGATGCTGACAAG TTGGATCTTTATCTCTTGTCTCAAAGGTGGAAAGAATTGGTAGACAAGGCTAGGGCTAAGCAACTTCAGCCACACGAGTACAATTCAG GGACTTTCACATTATCCAACTTGGGCATGTTTGGTGTGGATAGATTTGATGCTATTCTTCCTCCAGGCCAG GGGGCTATTATGGCTGTTGGAGCGTCAAAACCTACTGTTGTCACTGATGCCGAAGGCTTCTTCTCTGTCAAAAATAAGATGCTG